The Streptomyces sp. CC0208 genome window below encodes:
- a CDS encoding aldo/keto reductase: MHTRRIGDVEVSSIGLGGMPMSIEGRPDEERSIATIHAAIDAGVTLIDTADAYHRDADEVGHNETLIAKALASHDRGGDVLVATKGGHLRPGDGSWTLDGSPRHLKEACEASLSRLGVEAIGLYQFHRPDHRVPYEESVGAVRDLLDEGKILRAGISNANPDQIRLANEVLGGRLVSVQNQFSPAFRSSEPELRLCDELGIAFLPWSPLGGISRAGELGSAHAPFARIAEKHGVSPQQVCLAWMLAKSPVVVPIPGASRPETIRDSLAAADLVLAEDELAELDAA; this comes from the coding sequence ATGCACACCCGCCGTATCGGTGATGTCGAAGTGAGCTCGATCGGTCTGGGCGGGATGCCCATGTCCATCGAGGGGCGACCGGACGAGGAACGCTCGATCGCGACCATCCACGCCGCGATCGACGCGGGAGTGACCCTGATCGACACCGCCGACGCCTACCACCGGGACGCCGACGAGGTCGGTCACAACGAGACCCTGATCGCCAAGGCCCTCGCCTCCCACGACCGGGGCGGTGACGTCCTCGTCGCCACGAAGGGCGGGCATCTGCGTCCCGGGGACGGCAGTTGGACGCTCGACGGCAGCCCCCGCCACCTGAAGGAGGCCTGCGAGGCCTCGCTGAGCCGGCTCGGTGTGGAGGCGATCGGGCTCTACCAGTTCCACCGCCCCGACCACCGGGTTCCCTACGAGGAGTCGGTCGGTGCCGTGCGCGACCTCCTCGACGAGGGAAAGATCCTCCGGGCGGGCATCTCCAACGCGAACCCCGACCAGATCCGGCTCGCCAACGAGGTCCTCGGCGGCCGGCTGGTCTCCGTGCAGAACCAGTTCTCCCCGGCCTTCCGCTCCAGCGAGCCGGAACTGCGCCTGTGCGACGAACTCGGCATCGCCTTCCTGCCCTGGAGCCCCCTCGGCGGCATCTCCCGGGCGGGTGAACTGGGTTCGGCACACGCTCCGTTCGCGCGGATCGCCGAGAAGCACGGGGTGAGCCCGCAGCAGGTCTGCCTGGCGTGGATGCTCGCCAAGTCGCCGGTGGTCGTGCCGATCCCGGGCGCGAGCCGCCCCGAGACTATCCGCGACTCGCTCGCCGCGGCCGATCTCGTGCTCGCCGAGGACGAACTCGCGGAGCTGGACGCCGCCTGA
- a CDS encoding Gfo/Idh/MocA family oxidoreductase, which translates to MRIGLLGTGPWARMAHAPALVAHPELDFVGVWGRRSEAAKELADEHGTRAYDDVDALLADVDAVAVALPPAVQAGLAARAARAGCHLLLDKPLATTVEQGRAVVEAVRETGVASVVFFTSRFLTETEAWIAEQAGVEGWFTGRAEWLGSVFTEESPFADSPWRQEKGALWDVGPHALSVLLPVLGEVREVAAAAHGPGDTVHLVLRHTGGASSTLTLSLTAPPAAAGAGVELRGTGGVALLPESSEGVVPAVLRAADGLLAAARTGRPHPCDATFGLRVTEILVEAETLLNSGTPTSTA; encoded by the coding sequence ATGCGTATCGGACTGCTCGGCACCGGCCCCTGGGCCAGGATGGCCCACGCCCCCGCGCTCGTCGCGCATCCGGAACTGGACTTCGTCGGGGTGTGGGGCCGCCGTTCGGAGGCCGCCAAGGAGCTGGCCGACGAGCACGGCACGCGCGCGTACGACGACGTCGACGCGCTGCTCGCCGACGTGGACGCCGTCGCCGTGGCCCTGCCGCCGGCCGTGCAGGCCGGCCTCGCGGCACGGGCCGCACGGGCGGGGTGCCATCTGCTGCTGGACAAGCCCCTCGCGACGACGGTCGAGCAGGGACGGGCGGTGGTCGAGGCCGTCCGGGAGACCGGGGTCGCCTCGGTGGTGTTCTTCACCTCGCGCTTCCTCACCGAGACCGAGGCGTGGATCGCTGAACAGGCGGGCGTGGAGGGCTGGTTCACGGGGCGGGCCGAATGGCTCGGGTCGGTGTTCACCGAGGAGAGCCCGTTCGCCGACTCGCCCTGGCGGCAGGAGAAGGGCGCCCTGTGGGACGTGGGTCCGCACGCCCTGTCGGTGCTGCTGCCGGTGCTGGGCGAGGTCCGTGAGGTGGCGGCGGCCGCGCACGGTCCCGGGGACACCGTCCACCTGGTCCTCCGGCACACCGGCGGCGCGTCGAGCACCCTGACCCTGAGCCTCACGGCTCCGCCCGCGGCCGCGGGAGCCGGCGTCGAACTCCGGGGCACGGGCGGAGTCGCCCTGCTCCCGGAGTCCTCCGAAGGCGTCGTACCGGCCGTGCTCCGAGCCGCCGACGGCCTGCTGGCCGCCGCCCGCACCGGCCGGCCCCACCCGTGCGACGCCACGTTCGGTCTGCGGGTCACCGAGATCCTCGTCGAGGCGGAGACCCTGCTGAACAGCGGGACCCCGACAAGCACGGCGTAG
- a CDS encoding SAM-dependent methyltransferase, with the protein MSTGKNLSTSIDASVPTAARMYDHYLGGKDNYAADRAACEELDKVVPSTRRLAVNNRHFLQRVVRTLSTEFGIRQYLDHGSGLPTQDNVHQVAQRIDPTTHVVYVDNDPMVLVHGRALLEQDERTAVIHADMRETDAIFGHEETQRLIDFSQPVAVLFNSVMHCIPDSETDGPAALARRVRERLAPGSFMVMCQLVSEDPEVRDFVTDFMDQATQGHWGRVRQEKDVAEWFEGLEILDPGLVEVSTWRPDTEVAPRQLTHEWIEFGGVARIV; encoded by the coding sequence ATGAGCACCGGAAAGAACCTGTCCACGTCGATCGACGCCTCGGTACCCACGGCCGCGCGCATGTACGACCACTACCTCGGCGGCAAGGACAACTACGCGGCCGACCGGGCGGCCTGCGAGGAACTCGACAAGGTCGTCCCGAGCACCCGCAGGCTCGCGGTCAACAACCGGCACTTCCTCCAGCGGGTGGTGCGGACCCTCTCGACGGAGTTCGGCATCCGGCAGTACCTGGACCACGGCTCAGGCCTGCCCACCCAGGACAACGTCCACCAGGTCGCCCAGCGCATCGACCCCACCACACACGTGGTCTACGTCGACAACGACCCGATGGTCCTCGTCCACGGCCGCGCGCTGCTGGAGCAGGACGAGCGGACCGCCGTGATCCACGCGGACATGCGGGAGACCGATGCGATCTTCGGCCACGAGGAGACCCAGCGGCTGATCGACTTCTCGCAGCCCGTCGCGGTGCTGTTCAACTCGGTCATGCACTGCATCCCCGACAGCGAGACGGACGGTCCGGCCGCCCTGGCACGCCGGGTGCGCGAGCGGCTCGCTCCGGGCAGTTTCATGGTGATGTGCCAGCTCGTCAGCGAGGACCCCGAGGTGCGCGACTTCGTCACCGACTTCATGGACCAGGCGACCCAGGGCCACTGGGGCCGGGTCCGTCAGGAGAAGGACGTCGCCGAGTGGTTCGAGGGCCTGGAGATCCTCGACCCGGGTCTCGTGGAGGTCTCCACCTGGCGTCCCGACACCGAGGTGGCCCCGCGTCAACTCACGCACGAGTGGATCGAGTTCGGCGGGGTCGCCCGAATCGTCTGA